Sequence from the Streptomyces mobaraensis NBRC 13819 = DSM 40847 genome:
CTCACCCCCTCGGGCGAGTGGACGTTCATCGAGTGCAACCCCTCCGGGCAATGGGCATGGATGGAACCCCCCACGGGACTCCCATGACCACAGCCGTCGCCGATCTTCTGGAACGAGGCACGCATGGCACCTGACGTCGAATCCATCGCAACCAAGCTGCGGCAACAGCTCGCGGCCGGGCTCGCCGACGACGGTTGGCTGCGCACCCCGGGATGGCGCGCGGCCGTCGAGGGCGTTCCCCGGCACGAGTTCGTCCGGTGCTTCTACCGCGAGACCGACGCTCCCGGCCTGACGACGTGGACGCCCGTCACGGCCGGCATCGTCGGTGTCGAGGAATGGCTGCGGCAGGCGTACGCCGACGAAACCCTCGTCACACAGTTCGACGGCCAAGAGATCGACTGGAGTGATCCCCGGCCCATCCAGGGCGCGCACCCGACGTCGTCCTCGACCCTGCCGGCGCTCGTCGTGCACATGCTGGAAGAACTCCAGGTGCACGACGGTATGAGCGTGATGGAGGTCGGTACCGGCACCGGATACTCGGCCGCGCTCATGTGCCACCGACTGGGCCCGGAACGGGTCACCTCGGTCGAGACCGATCCCGACGTCGCAGCACGCGCCCGCGCCGCGCTCGGCCGCTGTGGGTACGCTCCCCGGCTCATCGTCGGCGACGGCATGGCCGGGGCTCCCGGGGGCGCCCCCTACGACCGGACGATCGCCACCTGCGGTGTGCGCCACGTCCCCTGCACCTGGGTGCGGCAGACCCGCTCCGGCGGGCTCGTCCTCGCCACCCTCCGCGGCTGGATGCGCTCACTCGGGCTGGTCCGCCTCACCGTGGACCGCGAGGGGTGCGCCGAGGGCCGGTTCATCGACGGCGACGCGAGTTTCATGATTGCCCGGCAGCAGGACGCCCCCGGAAACCTCGGCGTGATTCCCGCACCGGACGACGGCACTCCGCGCAGTACCCGCTATGGACCCGACACGCTGACCACGGCCGGCAGCGGGTTCATGGCGCAACTCGCCATGCCAGGCGCCCGCTTCTTCTCCATGCCGGCCGACGACGGCACGCCCTGCACGTATGTGCTCGATGCCACGGACGCATCCTTCGCCGTCCTCACGCCCAAGGGCGACGACGCGTGGAACGTCCGCCAAGGCGGCCCCGTCGCTCTGTGGGACATGCTGGAAAACGCGCTCGACACCTGGCGTGCGGCCGATTCCCCGATGCCGACGGA
This genomic interval carries:
- the tgmC gene encoding ATP-grasp peptide maturase system methyltransferase yields the protein MAPDVESIATKLRQQLAAGLADDGWLRTPGWRAAVEGVPRHEFVRCFYRETDAPGLTTWTPVTAGIVGVEEWLRQAYADETLVTQFDGQEIDWSDPRPIQGAHPTSSSTLPALVVHMLEELQVHDGMSVMEVGTGTGYSAALMCHRLGPERVTSVETDPDVAARARAALGRCGYAPRLIVGDGMAGAPGGAPYDRTIATCGVRHVPCTWVRQTRSGGLVLATLRGWMRSLGLVRLTVDREGCAEGRFIDGDASFMIARQQDAPGNLGVIPAPDDGTPRSTRYGPDTLTTAGSGFMAQLAMPGARFFSMPADDGTPCTYVLDATDASFAVLTPKGDDAWNVRQGGPVALWDMLENALDTWRAADSPMPTEFGVTVTEKSQWAWLGAPDGPSWRLPTTSPSGVRGQPRGAVRTPAR